In one bacterium genomic region, the following are encoded:
- a CDS encoding response regulator, which produces MITQVNGTLYEHHYDEYLHSEVWQKLPPGATMPEFLNVQSLNLNGGTKSVERVLVVEDEHNICMAFMDTLYREGYIVYAAETGKKALECIRNYRPDLVVLDIKMPDMNGLELLKRIRNEDKNLTVIISTAYRGFKQDPEIALGDIYTFMTKPINLNELIQNVKEALTQKTEDRRQKIEDRRQKTEVNSDTFKI; this is translated from the coding sequence ATGATAACGCAAGTTAATGGTACTTTATATGAACATCATTATGATGAATATTTACATTCTGAGGTATGGCAAAAATTACCTCCAGGAGCTACAATGCCTGAGTTCCTTAATGTTCAATCATTAAATTTAAATGGTGGAACAAAGTCAGTTGAGCGAGTATTAGTAGTTGAAGATGAGCATAATATTTGTATGGCATTTATGGATACATTATATCGGGAAGGATATATAGTTTACGCCGCAGAGACAGGTAAAAAGGCTTTAGAGTGTATTAGAAATTATCGACCAGACTTAGTAGTTTTAGACATAAAGATGCCAGATATGAATGGACTGGAACTCCTTAAACGAATAAGAAACGAAGATAAAAATTTGACAGTGATTATTTCCACCGCATACAGAGGATTTAAACAAGACCCAGAAATTGCACTCGGAGATATCTATACCTTTATGACTAAACCAATTAACTTAAATGAACTAATACAAAATGTAAAAGAGGCATTAACACAGAAGACAGAAGACAGAAGACAGAAGATAGAAGATAGAAGACAGAAGACAGAAGTAAACAGTGATACCTTTAAAATCTGA